A single genomic interval of Thermus hydrothermalis harbors:
- a CDS encoding DUF2089 domain-containing protein: MVMRPLPVRCPVCESPLAAKVLFCPACATEVSGRFALNEFALLSKEHLDFLRLFVKARGNLKEVERLLGVSYPTVRARLDALLRALGYEDEAEPEGAEAARLEVLEALRKGEISVEEAVARLRGGKS; the protein is encoded by the coding sequence ATGGTGATGCGACCGCTTCCCGTGCGTTGCCCGGTTTGCGAAAGCCCGTTGGCGGCGAAGGTCCTTTTCTGCCCCGCCTGCGCCACGGAGGTCTCCGGGCGCTTCGCCCTAAACGAGTTCGCCCTCCTTTCCAAGGAACACCTGGACTTCCTGCGGCTTTTCGTGAAGGCCCGGGGGAACCTCAAGGAAGTGGAGCGCCTCCTCGGGGTTTCCTACCCCACGGTGCGGGCCCGGTTGGACGCTTTGCTTCGGGCTTTGGGCTACGAGGACGAGGCGGAGCCGGAGGGGGCGGAGGCGGCGCGCCTGGAGGTCCTGGAGGCCTTGCGCAAGGGGGAGATCAGCGTGGAGGAGGCGGTGGCGCGCTTGCGGGGAGGGAAAAGCTGA
- a CDS encoding sensor histidine kinase, whose translation MTLRTRITLLTAGLLFVTLLVLGLALEGVLRSFLYRSLRAELLEASNQVVRLLNLGGQPLLEAGLPAGLYAELQLLPEEDPALLAREGGISLQKSPALGSGRLLLKEEDYRLLLARGEVWARVELPREGRPLPLLVYARRVEVNVAGTVWKGLLLVGRPTEEIEATLTQFTRIYAGTALLVLLLSVLLARSLVARALSPLEWVAKKAEAMPERPEPLPEPEGEDEVAALVKALNGMLSRMQKAFLAQTRFLQDASHELRTPITAILGHVGYLLRRTPLNEVQRESLETVKREAERMGKLVSDLLELSQSGSWRIEPVPVRVLDLLEEVREEFKRSFEGEILVEAPPEVYVRGDPDRLHQVLANLVSNSLKAGARHVWLRAFDLEDKVVVRVEDDGEGIPEEHLPHLFERFYRVDKARDRERGGSGLGLSIVKAILEAHGGEIWVESEVGKGTAFSFSLPASAPPPPPR comes from the coding sequence ATGACCCTGCGCACCCGCATCACCCTCCTCACGGCGGGCCTCCTCTTCGTCACCCTTCTGGTCCTGGGGCTAGCCCTGGAAGGGGTCTTGCGGAGCTTCCTCTACCGTAGCCTCCGGGCGGAGCTTTTGGAGGCCAGCAACCAGGTGGTGCGCCTCCTCAACCTGGGGGGGCAGCCCCTCCTGGAGGCGGGCCTTCCCGCTGGCCTTTACGCTGAACTCCAGCTCCTACCCGAGGAAGACCCCGCCCTCCTGGCCCGGGAAGGGGGGATTAGCCTCCAGAAAAGCCCCGCCTTGGGAAGCGGGCGCCTCCTCCTGAAGGAGGAGGACTACCGCCTCCTCCTGGCCCGGGGCGAGGTCTGGGCCCGGGTGGAGCTACCCCGGGAAGGGAGGCCCCTTCCCCTTCTCGTCTACGCCCGCCGGGTGGAGGTGAACGTGGCCGGCACGGTGTGGAAGGGCCTCCTCCTGGTGGGGCGGCCCACGGAGGAGATAGAGGCCACCCTCACCCAGTTCACCCGCATCTACGCCGGCACCGCCCTTTTGGTGCTCCTCCTTAGCGTCCTGCTGGCGCGAAGCCTGGTGGCCCGGGCCCTTTCCCCCCTGGAGTGGGTGGCCAAAAAGGCGGAGGCCATGCCCGAGCGCCCCGAGCCCCTGCCCGAGCCCGAAGGGGAGGACGAGGTGGCGGCCTTGGTCAAGGCCCTAAACGGGATGCTTTCCCGCATGCAGAAGGCCTTTTTGGCCCAGACCCGCTTCCTCCAAGACGCCTCCCACGAGCTTAGGACCCCCATCACCGCCATCCTGGGCCACGTGGGCTACCTCCTCCGCCGCACCCCCCTCAACGAGGTCCAGCGGGAAAGCCTGGAGACCGTGAAGCGGGAGGCCGAGCGCATGGGAAAGCTGGTTTCCGACCTCCTGGAGCTTTCCCAAAGCGGAAGCTGGCGCATAGAGCCCGTCCCCGTGCGCGTCCTAGACCTCCTGGAGGAGGTGCGGGAGGAGTTCAAGCGGAGCTTTGAGGGGGAGATCCTGGTGGAGGCCCCCCCGGAGGTGTACGTGCGGGGGGACCCGGATAGGCTCCACCAGGTCCTGGCCAACCTGGTGTCCAATAGCCTCAAGGCCGGGGCCCGGCACGTGTGGCTAAGGGCCTTTGACCTCGAGGACAAGGTGGTGGTGCGGGTGGAGGACGACGGGGAAGGCATCCCCGAGGAGCACCTCCCCCACCTCTTTGAGCGCTTCTACCGGGTGGACAAGGCCCGGGACCGGGAACGGGGGGGCTCGGGGCTTGGGCTTTCCATCGTGAAGGCCATCCTCGAGGCCCACGGGGGAGAGATCTGGGTGGAAAGCGAGGTGGGCAAAGGAACGGCCTTCAGCTTTTCCCTCCCCGCAAGCGCGCCACCGCCTCCTCCACGCTGA
- a CDS encoding SHOCT-like domain-containing protein: MEEKRKVLEMVKAGEIGVEEALALLEALGGGPKASSPARLLRVRVDGHDEGKPVKVHVNLPLALAELLEKLLPEEAQLTLGRQGVNLKELLAALGQGVPEGKLVEIEAEEEGKPVRILVEVV, translated from the coding sequence ATGGAAGAGAAGCGGAAGGTCCTGGAGATGGTGAAGGCGGGGGAGATCGGAGTGGAGGAGGCCCTGGCCCTTCTAGAAGCCCTGGGGGGTGGGCCCAAGGCCTCCTCCCCGGCCCGGCTTTTGCGGGTGCGGGTGGACGGCCACGACGAGGGGAAGCCGGTGAAGGTGCACGTTAACCTCCCCCTAGCCTTGGCGGAGCTCTTGGAGAAGCTCCTCCCCGAGGAGGCCCAGCTCACCCTGGGGCGCCAGGGGGTAAACCTGAAGGAACTCCTGGCGGCCTTGGGCCAAGGGGTGCCGGAGGGGAAGCTGGTGGAGATAGAGGCGGAGGAGGAAGGCAAGCCCGTGCGCATCCTGGTGGAGGTGGTTTGA
- the ccsA gene encoding cytochrome c biogenesis protein CcsA: MTSASALAFLGVAFLALGWFWPRGLGLGAWLYLGAALADALSKGVFSGPAQPALVLGGLLALRGEALALRPRLSPLRRYLLALSLVLGLFALKALPHPRGELPLFLTLLHAGAFLVAYLALAVGVGAGVMCALQDLRLRAHPEKALGAPPLWSLRRLERGYLRVGYWAATLGLGSGMAWAFSYFGSPLSLDPKELSAFWGWFLFTIYFLLEDRLRGRIRAALLLLAYALFLFAFLGAPFLGSRHPSRLPL, translated from the coding sequence ATGACCTCGGCGAGCGCCCTGGCCTTTCTGGGGGTGGCCTTCTTGGCCCTGGGGTGGTTTTGGCCTCGAGGGCTTGGCCTTGGAGCCTGGCTCTACCTAGGGGCCGCCTTGGCGGATGCGTTGTCCAAGGGGGTTTTCTCCGGGCCGGCCCAGCCCGCCCTGGTCCTTGGGGGCCTGCTGGCCCTGCGGGGCGAGGCCCTCGCCCTCCGCCCTAGGCTTTCCCCCTTGCGCCGCTACCTCCTCGCCCTCTCCTTGGTCCTGGGCCTTTTCGCCCTCAAGGCCCTGCCCCATCCCAGAGGGGAGCTTCCCCTTTTCCTCACCCTCCTCCACGCCGGGGCTTTTTTGGTGGCCTACTTGGCCTTGGCCGTGGGGGTGGGGGCGGGGGTTATGTGTGCGCTTCAGGACCTGCGCCTGCGGGCCCACCCGGAGAAGGCCTTGGGGGCTCCACCCCTTTGGAGCCTAAGGCGGCTTGAGCGGGGGTATTTGCGGGTGGGTTACTGGGCGGCCACCTTGGGCCTGGGAAGCGGCATGGCCTGGGCCTTTAGCTACTTCGGAAGCCCTTTGAGCTTGGACCCCAAGGAGCTTTCCGCATTTTGGGGGTGGTTCCTATTTACCATTTACTTTCTTCTGGAAGACCGGCTTCGGGGCCGGATTCGGGCCGCGCTTCTCCTCCTCGCCTACGCCCTCTTCCTCTTCGCCTTCCTGGGGGCGCCCTTCCTGGGGTCCCGGCACCCCTCGAGGCTTCCCCTTTAA